TTTCTTTAACAGGTCAATCCTGTCAAAAGGCTGGGTATCTTTTTCTTTTCCTAACAATAAATACGAAACGGGGCCAATCAATACCGGTTTAGGTATAGTACCGGTTACGCGCTGGCATTCGTTGAACTCGTTAAACAGCTTATCGCTCAACAGTCGAAACTGCTGGTTGGCTGTAAACTCAGGCACAATGTAATGGTAATTGGTATCGAACCACTTCGTCATCTCCATGGCGGTGATATCGAGGTCCTGTTGCTGGTAACCGCGGGCCATGGCGAAGTACAGGTCAATCTCTGTATTTTCTTTGATATCCGTGGCCACAGGCGTATAACGGGGCGGCACAGCGCCCACCAGCAATGACATATCCAGTACCTGGTCGTAAAAGCTGAAATCGTTACAGGGTATCATGTCGATACCGGCCTGTTTTTGCAATAACCAGTTTTCTTCCCTGATCTTTTTAGCGGTAAGAAATAATTCGCTTCTGGTAATGTTACCAGCCCAGTATTGTTCACTGGCCTTTTTCAATTGGCGTTGCGCCCCAATACGGGGGAACCCAAGATTGTGTGTTAGCATACGCATAAAACATTTTGAGAAACATTAATGAATAGTATTAATGTCTTTACGTTTAATGTGTATGCTTTCGTGATAAAGTGTTAGAGAGAAACAGTTACATTGTGAGGTGCAACGTGAGGTGATTAACTGCTCCTGACTGCTGCTTTTTAACCGCGAAAGCATTGGTCTCCGTTTTCAGGCAAGTATCCTGGCTCGTTGTTCTGCTACATGCCTTCCCATAACATTGAGGTCTGCTACAGTGGCTTCTTATGCAGCGCTGTGGGAACAATACCCACTACAACATACAGTTGCGCGACAGCCCGTGATTCACACACGGTTCCTTTTTAATCCTCTCCCGTTCAGGTCAGAAGAGAAACCCAAAAACATGCGTTAAAGTAAAGAACTACCCGGCAAATATAAGGAAATCAAAATAAAAGAGAGCCCCCAAATAGGGGCTCTCTGTGTTCAATACTTGGTATATGTTCGAGCTGTGAAGACTATGAGCTGCAGGTAACGCAACCTTCTTCCATAGTGCACACCTGTCCTTCTATTATCTCATCGTTGCTTTCACCTGATTTTGGTACTACAGGCTCCATTTGACGGCTGCCTTGTTTTTCAACCGTAAACTGTACCGCCTGTGATGCTGCCTGTGTACGCAGATAATACATGCCTGTTTTCAAACCTACTTTCCATGAGTAGAAGTGCATAGAAGTAAGTTTAGCTACAGTTGGATTATCAACAAACAGGTTCAGTGATTGCGACTGGCAAATGAATGCGCCGCGATCGGCTGCCATGTCAATCAAATGACGTTGTTTTATTTCCCATACGGTTTTGTACAACGCTTTGATTTCGGCAGGTATTTCGTTGATGTTTTGAATAGAACCATTGGCTGCAATGATCTTGTTCTTCATGGAATCGTTCCAAAGGCCCAGTTGTACCAGGTCTTTCAACAGGTGTTTGTTTACAATGATAAACTCACCACTCAATACCCGGCGAACATAGATGTTTGAGGTATAGGGTTCAAAACATTCGTTGTTACCTAATATCTGTGAAGTAGAAGCGGTTGGCATGGGTGCTACCAGCAGGGAGTTGCGTACGCCATGTTTCATTACTTCTGCACGCAGTGCATTCCAATCGTACCGGTTTGATGGTTCTACATTCCACAGATCAAACTGGAACTGTCCTTTTGATAATGGTGAACCGGCAAAGGTTTCATAAGCGCCCTGTTCAATGGCCATATCCTTGCTGGCGGTCATAGCCGCAAAGTAGATGGTCTCGAAAATGTTCTTGTTCAACATTTTTGCCAGGTCGCTTTCAAAAGGCAAGCGCAACAGGATGAACACATCGGCCAGTCCCTGTACACCTAACCCAATTGGGCGGTGACGCAGGTTGGAACGTTTTGCTTCCTCAATTGGATAATAGTTGTTATCAATAATCTTATTGAGGTTACGTGCTGCCTGGTAGGTTACTTCGAATAATTTATCGAAATCGAATTTTCCTTCGTTTACAAAGCGTGGCAATGCCAGTGAAGCCAGGTTACATACCGCTACTTCATCAGCGCTGGTATATTCCAGGATCTCGGTACACAGGTTGCTGCTTTTGATGGTTCCCAGGTTCTGCTGGTTGCTCTTACGGTTAGCCGCATCTTTATACAGCATGTAAGGCGTACCGGTTTCAATTTGCGCTTCCAGAATAGCGAACCACAGGTCCTGCGCTTTTATTACTTTACGTTGACGGCCTTCTGCTTCGTAGCGATTATACAGCGCTTCAAACTCCTCGCCAAATGTATCGCCTAAACCAGGCGCTTCATTAGGGCAGAACAGGCTCCAGTCGCCATTCGATTCCACGCGCTTCATGAACAGGTCGTTTATCCACAGTGCATAGAACAGGTCTCTTGCACGCATTTCTTCTTTACCATGGTTCTTACGCAGGTCCAGGAACTCTACGATGTCGGCATGCCAGGGTTCCAGGTAAATAGCAAAGGCGCCTTTGCGTTTGCCACCGCCCTGGTCAACATAACGGGCTGTATCGTTGAACACTCGCAGCATGGGAATAATACCATTGCTGGTACCATTGGTGCCGCCTATATAGCTACCGGTTGCACGTACGTTGTGGATAGACAAACCGATACCACCGGCGCTTTGTGAAATTTTAGCAGTTTGTTTCAGTGTATCGTAAATGCCATCGATGCTGTCGTCTTTCATGGTGAGCAAAAAGCAGGATGACATTTGCGGTTTGGGCGTACCACCATTGAACAAAGTAGGCGTGGCATGGGTAAACCAGCGCTCACTCATGAGGTTGTACGTTTTAATAGCGCTTTCGATATCTTCTTTGTGAATACCGATTGATACGCGCATGTACATATGCTGAGGACGCTCCACAATTGCTCCATCTATCCGCAACAGGTATGATTTTTCCAGGGTTTTAAAGCCGAAATAATCAAAACCAAAATCACGGTCATAAATGATAGAGCTATCCAGCAACTCTGCATTGGCCTCGATGATCTCCATTACGTCATCGGCCAGCAACGGCATTTTACGGCCTGTAGCAGAATCCGTATAATCATACAATCGTTTCATGGTGCCTGAGAATGACTTCTCAGTATTCTTATGCAGATTGCTCACTGCTATCCGTGAAGCCAGCAATGCATAATCAGGGTGTTTGGTAGTTAATGACGCAGCTGTTTCAGCAGCCAGGTTATCCAGCTCTGAAGTGGTAACCCCGTCATAAATACCTTCAATTACTTTTTTTGTTACTTCTATCACATCAACCAGGGGGCTCAATCCATACGACAGTTTCTGAATACGCGCCGTGATTTTATCGAACTTTACTGTTTCTTTTTTCCCGTTCCTTTTTAATACGTTCATGTCAATGGAGTTTATAGTGCTATCAAATAATATTTCCGATCTTTCGGGATGCTGGATTTTTTACGCTCTGGCCTTTACGATGGTTCTCCTTAGAAATCTTCATCAAGCGAAAACTGTTGCGATTCTTTGCTGGCGTTTACCCCGGCTTTGCGGTAATCGCCTACTCTCTTTTCAAAGAAGTTGGTTTTACCCTGCAGGGAGATCATTTCCATAAAGTCGAACGGATTGGTTGCATTGAACATTTTGGGGTAACCCAGTTCGCTCAGCCATCTGTCGGCAACAAATTCAATATACTGTTGCATTAACCGGGCGTTCATTCCAATAAGGTCAACCGGTAATGCTTCGGTGATAAATTCTTTTTCAATACGCACGGCATCGCCGATGATATTGAACACCTGCTCCTGTGTTAATTTGGCATTCAGCATGCTGTATAACAGGCAGGCAAATTCGCAATGCAGGCCTTCGTCACGGCTAATCAATTCATTGCTGAAGGTAAGACCGGGCATTAACCCTCTTTTCTTCATCCAGAAAATAGAACAAAAGCTACCGCTGAAGAAAATACCTTCCACTGCTGCAAAAGCTACTAAACGCTCGGCGAAGTTCCCTTGTTCAATCCAACGCAATGCCCACTCTGCTTTTTTCTTCACAGCCGGTACGGTATCGATGGCGTGGAACAGTCTGTCTTTTTCGTTAACATCTTTAACATATGTATCTATCAGTAATGCATATGTTTCGGAGTGAATGTTCTCCATCATGATCTGAAAACCGTAAAAGCAACGCGCTTCGGGCAATTGCACTTCACTCATAAAATTCACTGCCAGGTTCTCATTCACAATACC
The Niastella koreensis GR20-10 genome window above contains:
- a CDS encoding ribonucleoside-diphosphate reductase subunit alpha translates to MNVLKRNGKKETVKFDKITARIQKLSYGLSPLVDVIEVTKKVIEGIYDGVTTSELDNLAAETAASLTTKHPDYALLASRIAVSNLHKNTEKSFSGTMKRLYDYTDSATGRKMPLLADDVMEIIEANAELLDSSIIYDRDFGFDYFGFKTLEKSYLLRIDGAIVERPQHMYMRVSIGIHKEDIESAIKTYNLMSERWFTHATPTLFNGGTPKPQMSSCFLLTMKDDSIDGIYDTLKQTAKISQSAGGIGLSIHNVRATGSYIGGTNGTSNGIIPMLRVFNDTARYVDQGGGKRKGAFAIYLEPWHADIVEFLDLRKNHGKEEMRARDLFYALWINDLFMKRVESNGDWSLFCPNEAPGLGDTFGEEFEALYNRYEAEGRQRKVIKAQDLWFAILEAQIETGTPYMLYKDAANRKSNQQNLGTIKSSNLCTEILEYTSADEVAVCNLASLALPRFVNEGKFDFDKLFEVTYQAARNLNKIIDNNYYPIEEAKRSNLRHRPIGLGVQGLADVFILLRLPFESDLAKMLNKNIFETIYFAAMTASKDMAIEQGAYETFAGSPLSKGQFQFDLWNVEPSNRYDWNALRAEVMKHGVRNSLLVAPMPTASTSQILGNNECFEPYTSNIYVRRVLSGEFIIVNKHLLKDLVQLGLWNDSMKNKIIAANGSIQNINEIPAEIKALYKTVWEIKQRHLIDMAADRGAFICQSQSLNLFVDNPTVAKLTSMHFYSWKVGLKTGMYYLRTQAASQAVQFTVEKQGSRQMEPVVPKSGESNDEIIEGQVCTMEEGCVTCSS
- a CDS encoding ribonucleoside-diphosphate reductase small subunit, yielding MQTENEVLLQENKDRFVILPIKYPTIWEMYKKHEASFWTAEEIDLSGDLKDWASLNDGERHFISHVLAFFAASDGIVNENLAVNFMSEVQLPEARCFYGFQIMMENIHSETYALLIDTYVKDVNEKDRLFHAIDTVPAVKKKAEWALRWIEQGNFAERLVAFAAVEGIFFSGSFCSIFWMKKRGLMPGLTFSNELISRDEGLHCEFACLLYSMLNAKLTQEQVFNIIGDAVRIEKEFITEALPVDLIGMNARLMQQYIEFVADRWLSELGYPKMFNATNPFDFMEMISLQGKTNFFEKRVGDYRKAGVNASKESQQFSLDEDF